The following proteins are co-located in the Micromonospora coriariae genome:
- a CDS encoding DEAD/DEAH box helicase, which translates to MSELTQDLMDGQELAPTAPVRPEAPTFAALGARDETVEALAAAGITRAFAIQEYAIPIALRGVDLIGQAPTGTGKTLGFGVPLLDRVFAPGEGSDGVPQALVVVPTRELGIQVAKDLAAAGRTRGVRVLPIYGGVAYEPQIEALRKGVEILVGTPGRLMDLQKQKHLRLDRVHALVLDEADRMLDLGFLDDVEKILAMLPEDRQTMLFSATMPDPIVTLSRRFLRQPMTIHAGHTAETGPSPQTEQLVYRTHSMNKVEVVARILQAEGRGLTMIFTRTKRAADRVAEDLDFRGFAVAAVHGDLGQGARERALRAFRAGKIDILVATDVAARGLDVTGVTHVINYDCPEDQDTYTHRIGRTGRAGATGVAVTFVDWDDMPRWRIIDKTLGLEMPEPPETYHTSPHLYTDLHIPTEVTGTLPTAERTRAGLSAEVEEDLGGTRSRRGDSGGRGSRRGESRGDGRGERRGRGDGRRDRTDAGTPAAEAPADNAASDEESTRTPRRRRRRRAGEAIAGEPTAVISADATPAEPVAGTDGEPSKPRRRRRRRGGGSGAGAPAEATAD; encoded by the coding sequence ATGAGCGAATTGACTCAAGATCTGATGGACGGCCAGGAACTGGCCCCCACCGCCCCGGTTCGACCGGAGGCCCCCACCTTCGCCGCACTCGGCGCCCGCGACGAGACCGTCGAGGCGCTGGCCGCGGCCGGCATCACCCGCGCCTTCGCGATCCAGGAGTACGCGATCCCGATCGCGCTGCGCGGCGTCGACCTGATCGGTCAGGCCCCCACCGGCACCGGCAAGACCCTCGGCTTCGGCGTACCGCTGCTGGACCGGGTCTTCGCGCCGGGCGAGGGCAGCGACGGCGTGCCGCAGGCACTGGTCGTCGTCCCCACCCGCGAGCTGGGCATCCAGGTCGCCAAGGACCTGGCCGCCGCCGGCCGTACGCGGGGCGTCCGGGTGCTGCCGATCTACGGCGGCGTGGCGTACGAGCCGCAGATCGAGGCGCTCCGCAAGGGCGTCGAGATCCTGGTCGGCACGCCGGGCCGACTGATGGACCTGCAGAAGCAGAAGCACCTGCGGCTGGACCGGGTGCACGCCCTCGTCCTCGACGAGGCCGACCGGATGCTCGACCTGGGCTTCCTCGACGACGTCGAGAAGATCCTCGCGATGCTGCCGGAAGACCGGCAGACGATGCTCTTCTCGGCCACCATGCCCGACCCGATCGTCACCCTGTCCCGGCGCTTCCTGCGCCAGCCGATGACGATCCACGCCGGGCACACCGCCGAGACCGGGCCATCGCCGCAGACCGAGCAGCTTGTCTACCGCACCCACTCGATGAACAAGGTCGAGGTGGTGGCGCGCATCCTCCAGGCCGAGGGTCGCGGGCTGACCATGATCTTCACGCGCACCAAGCGGGCCGCCGACCGGGTCGCCGAGGACCTCGACTTCCGCGGGTTCGCGGTCGCCGCGGTGCACGGTGACCTCGGCCAGGGTGCCCGCGAGCGGGCGCTGCGGGCGTTCCGGGCGGGCAAGATCGACATTCTGGTCGCCACCGACGTGGCGGCCCGCGGGCTCGACGTCACCGGCGTCACCCACGTCATCAACTACGACTGCCCGGAAGACCAGGACACCTACACCCACCGGATCGGCCGCACCGGCCGGGCCGGGGCGACCGGTGTCGCGGTGACCTTCGTCGACTGGGACGACATGCCCCGCTGGCGGATCATCGACAAGACCCTCGGTCTGGAGATGCCGGAGCCGCCGGAGACGTACCACACGTCCCCGCACCTCTACACCGACCTGCACATCCCCACCGAGGTCACCGGCACGCTGCCCACCGCCGAACGGACCCGGGCCGGGCTGTCCGCCGAGGTCGAGGAAGACCTGGGCGGCACGCGCTCCCGACGCGGTGACAGCGGCGGTCGGGGCTCCCGACGTGGCGAGAGCCGCGGCGACGGCCGGGGCGAGCGCCGCGGTCGCGGCGACGGCCGGCGGGACCGCACCGACGCCGGCACGCCGGCCGCCGAGGCACCCGCGGACAACGCCGCCTCCGACGAGGAGAGCACGCGTACCCCCCGCCGTCGGCGTCGCCGCCGGGCCGGCGAGGCGATCGCGGGCGAGCCGACCGCGGTGATCTCCGCCGACGCGACCCCGGCCGAGCCGGTGGCCGGGACCGACGGTGAGCCGTCGAAGCCGCGCCGCCGTCGGCGTCGCCGTGGTGGCGGTTCCGGCGCGGGTGCGCCGGCCGAGGCCACCGCGGACTGA
- the moeZ gene encoding adenylyltransferase/sulfurtransferase MoeZ, producing the protein MSLPPLVEPAAELTVDEIRRYSRHLIIPDVGVTGQKRLKNARVLCVGAGGLGSPALLYLAAAGVGTLGIIDFDTVDESNLQRQVIHGVSDVGRSKAESAAASIREINPLVNVEIHNTALDRDNVREIFARYDLIVDGTDNFATRYMVNDAAVLLGKPYVWGSIYRFDGQASVFWAEHGPCYRCLYPEPPPPGMVPSCAEGGVLGVLCASIGSIQVNEAIKLLTGIGEPLVGRLMVYDALEMEYRKIKVRKDPNCALCGENPTVTDLLEDYEDFCGAVSEEAQEATVDSTITALELKEWQDAGKDIFLVDVREPAEYEIVRIPGATLIPKGDIISGEALAQLPQDRQIVLHCKSGVRSAEALAALKAAGFRDAVHVQGGVLSWIKQIDPALPAY; encoded by the coding sequence GTGTCGTTGCCCCCGCTCGTCGAGCCCGCCGCCGAGCTGACAGTTGACGAGATCCGCCGCTACTCCCGCCACCTGATCATTCCGGACGTCGGCGTGACCGGGCAGAAGCGGTTGAAGAACGCCCGGGTGCTCTGTGTCGGCGCCGGTGGCCTCGGTTCGCCCGCCCTGCTGTACCTCGCCGCGGCCGGGGTCGGCACGCTCGGCATCATCGACTTCGACACCGTCGACGAGTCCAACCTCCAGCGCCAGGTCATCCACGGCGTCTCCGACGTCGGCCGGTCCAAGGCCGAGTCCGCCGCCGCGTCGATCCGCGAGATCAACCCGCTGGTCAACGTGGAGATCCACAACACCGCGCTGGACCGGGACAACGTCCGCGAGATCTTCGCCCGGTACGACCTGATCGTCGACGGCACCGACAACTTCGCCACCCGGTACATGGTCAACGACGCGGCGGTGCTGCTCGGCAAGCCGTACGTCTGGGGCTCGATCTACCGCTTCGACGGCCAGGCGTCGGTGTTCTGGGCCGAGCACGGCCCCTGCTACCGGTGCCTCTACCCGGAGCCGCCGCCGCCCGGCATGGTTCCGTCCTGCGCCGAGGGTGGCGTGCTCGGTGTTCTCTGCGCGTCGATCGGCTCCATCCAGGTGAACGAGGCGATCAAGCTGCTCACCGGCATCGGTGAGCCGCTGGTCGGCCGGCTGATGGTCTACGACGCGCTGGAGATGGAATACCGCAAGATCAAGGTTCGCAAGGACCCGAACTGCGCGCTCTGCGGCGAGAACCCCACGGTCACCGACCTGCTGGAGGACTACGAGGACTTCTGCGGCGCGGTCTCCGAGGAGGCCCAGGAGGCGACTGTCGACTCGACCATCACCGCGCTGGAGCTCAAGGAGTGGCAGGACGCCGGCAAGGACATCTTCCTGGTCGACGTCCGGGAACCGGCCGAGTACGAGATCGTCCGGATCCCCGGCGCCACCCTGATCCCCAAGGGCGACATCATCTCCGGTGAGGCGCTGGCCCAGCTCCCGCAGGACCGGCAGATCGTGCTGCACTGCAAGTCCGGCGTCCGCTCGGCGGAGGCGCTCGCCGCGCTCAAGGCGGCCGGGTTCCGCGACGCCGTGCACGTGCAGGGCGGCGTGCTCTCCTGGATCAAGCAGATCGACCCCGCGCTGCCCGCGTACTGA
- a CDS encoding DUF3152 domain-containing protein: MRTSSRRPGRRQRRLALLAQLVAVLLAIGAVVTVIAEGPGGHPGADRLAADEITGPPPLVAAPLPPSADPSPSGSPVAPSSAPPVLRLSGAVPTAGTGRFGYDDRTGPVLGRAGELRRYRVAVESGSAEDPVAFGQAVQTALAGPGSWVDSGRLRLQQVPGGAARDFTVYLATARTAGRMCADGGVDIRVGGRPYTSCRAPGKVIINLDRWRLSVPHYVAARVPLAVYRTYVVNHEVGHQLGHRHERCPGAGRPAPVMMQQTLFLNGCRVNPWPYLEGRRYTGPAL; encoded by the coding sequence ATGCGCACGTCCTCCCGCCGCCCCGGTCGCCGTCAGCGACGACTCGCACTGCTCGCCCAGCTGGTGGCGGTCCTGCTGGCCATCGGGGCGGTGGTGACGGTGATCGCCGAAGGGCCGGGCGGGCATCCTGGCGCCGACCGGCTGGCCGCGGACGAGATCACCGGGCCGCCACCACTGGTGGCCGCACCGTTGCCGCCGTCGGCCGACCCGTCGCCGTCCGGGTCGCCGGTCGCCCCGTCGAGTGCACCCCCGGTGCTGCGGCTGTCCGGGGCAGTGCCGACCGCCGGCACCGGTCGGTTCGGCTACGACGATCGCACCGGGCCGGTGCTGGGCCGCGCGGGTGAGTTGCGGCGCTACCGGGTGGCGGTCGAATCGGGCAGTGCTGAGGACCCGGTCGCGTTCGGGCAGGCGGTGCAGACGGCACTCGCCGGGCCGGGGAGCTGGGTCGACAGCGGCCGGCTGAGGTTGCAGCAGGTGCCGGGGGGTGCGGCCCGTGACTTCACCGTCTACCTGGCCACCGCTCGCACGGCGGGCCGGATGTGCGCTGACGGCGGTGTGGACATCCGGGTCGGCGGCCGGCCGTACACCTCCTGCCGCGCGCCCGGCAAGGTGATCATCAACCTGGATCGGTGGCGGCTGTCCGTGCCGCACTACGTCGCGGCCCGCGTGCCGCTGGCGGTCTACCGGACGTACGTGGTCAACCACGAGGTGGGCCATCAGCTCGGGCACCGGCACGAGCGCTGCCCGGGCGCCGGTCGGCCGGCCCCGGTGATGATGCAGCAGACCCTCTTCCTGAACGGGTGCCGGGTCAATCCGTGGCCGTACCTCGAGGGTCGCCGCTACACCGGCCCGGCGCTCTGA
- a CDS encoding prenyltransferase/squalene oxidase repeat-containing protein, which yields MADSPRRCRVCAGSVSAVVDLDAAIGFVVAHGDAVERARLSWLRNGTPVPAELLETAEVGQAPDGGWPATWGGEIASIDATCFRLAELDDLGALGRPAARRALDWLASRQQADGGWDEDPTLAGSAPEWARPGDPEAGLFLTANAGFWLTVAGLDARAAGPLDHRVGGAYAGVVQAAAHSLAVRLRPDGSWPSFLAAGWLSAAVLHRQDMFQESARIQVVLAERMPTMSPGDVAWLAATLRRVGIDPQDWIMVRALRRLAETQRSDGGWESDDGHQFDVHSTLSAIRACRPAIG from the coding sequence CTGGCCGATTCCCCGAGGCGGTGTCGCGTCTGCGCAGGTAGCGTCTCCGCCGTGGTCGACTTGGATGCCGCGATCGGGTTCGTCGTGGCGCACGGGGACGCGGTGGAGCGTGCCCGCCTCTCCTGGCTGCGCAACGGCACACCGGTGCCCGCCGAGCTGCTGGAGACGGCCGAGGTCGGCCAGGCACCCGACGGCGGCTGGCCGGCGACCTGGGGCGGCGAGATCGCCTCCATCGACGCCACCTGCTTCCGGCTCGCCGAGCTGGACGACCTGGGCGCGCTCGGTCGTCCCGCCGCCCGCCGGGCACTGGACTGGCTCGCCTCACGCCAGCAGGCCGACGGCGGGTGGGACGAGGACCCGACGCTGGCCGGTTCGGCTCCGGAGTGGGCCCGCCCCGGCGACCCGGAGGCAGGGCTGTTCCTCACCGCCAACGCCGGCTTCTGGCTCACCGTGGCCGGCCTGGACGCCCGTGCCGCGGGTCCGCTCGATCACCGGGTCGGAGGGGCGTACGCGGGGGTGGTGCAGGCGGCCGCACACTCGCTCGCCGTGCGGCTGCGTCCGGACGGGAGCTGGCCGTCCTTCCTCGCCGCCGGCTGGCTGAGCGCGGCCGTGCTGCACCGGCAGGACATGTTCCAGGAGTCCGCGCGGATCCAGGTGGTGCTCGCCGAGCGGATGCCCACGATGTCCCCGGGGGACGTGGCCTGGCTGGCGGCCACGCTGCGCCGGGTCGGCATCGATCCGCAGGACTGGATCATGGTCCGGGCCCTGCGCCGCCTGGCCGAGACCCAGCGCAGCGACGGCGGCTGGGAGAGCGACGACGGGCACCAGTTCGACGTGCACTCCACGTTGTCCGCCATCCGGGCCTGCCGGCCGGCGATCGGCTGA
- a CDS encoding DUF3107 domain-containing protein, with protein sequence MEVKIGVQYAPRELVLDSAQSPAEIEQIVTDAFAGNGGTLSLTDEKGRRVIVPIEKVAYVEIAEASPRAVGFTVR encoded by the coding sequence GTGGAGGTCAAGATCGGCGTGCAGTACGCGCCGCGCGAGCTGGTTCTGGACAGCGCGCAGTCGCCGGCCGAGATCGAGCAGATCGTGACCGACGCCTTCGCCGGCAACGGCGGCACGCTCTCCCTGACCGACGAGAAGGGCCGGCGGGTCATCGTTCCGATCGAGAAGGTCGCCTACGTCGAGATCGCCGAGGCGTCCCCCCGAGCGGTCGGTTTCACCGTCCGCTGA
- a CDS encoding glutamate-5-semialdehyde dehydrogenase, whose amino-acid sequence MSVSEQARRARVAAETLAVATRTAKDAALAAMADALVARTPEILAANATDLAAGREAGLSAAVLDRLALDAGRVAGIADALRQMSALPDPVGEVVRGSTLPNGLELRQIRVPFGVVGIIYEARPNVTVDAAGICLKSGNAALLRGSSSAAHSNAALVAVLRDAVAGAGLPADAVQLLDASSRESVKELMRARGLVDVLIPRGGASLIRTVVEESTVPVIETGVGNCHVYVDAAADVAQAVAVTLNAKTQRLSTCNTAESLLVHAGVADAFLPPVLAAFAEAGVTVHGSPEVATYSAAVVPATEEDYATEYLSADISVAVVDSLDAAVAHIRRYGTGHTEAILTDSASAAREFVARVDAAAVMVNASTRFTDGGEFGFGAEIGISTQKLHARGPMGLPELTSTKYVVTGNGHLR is encoded by the coding sequence ATGAGCGTGAGCGAGCAGGCCCGGCGGGCACGGGTGGCGGCGGAGACGCTGGCCGTGGCGACGCGTACCGCCAAGGACGCCGCGCTGGCCGCGATGGCCGACGCGCTGGTGGCGCGTACCCCGGAGATCCTGGCCGCGAACGCGACGGACCTGGCGGCCGGCCGGGAGGCCGGGCTGAGCGCGGCCGTGCTGGACCGGCTCGCCCTCGACGCGGGGCGGGTGGCCGGCATCGCCGACGCGCTGCGCCAGATGTCCGCCCTGCCCGACCCGGTCGGCGAGGTGGTCCGCGGCTCGACCCTGCCCAACGGGCTGGAGCTGCGCCAGATCCGGGTGCCGTTCGGGGTGGTCGGCATCATCTACGAGGCGCGCCCCAACGTGACAGTGGACGCGGCCGGGATCTGCCTGAAGTCCGGCAACGCGGCGCTGCTGCGCGGGTCGTCGTCGGCCGCGCACTCCAACGCCGCGCTCGTCGCGGTGCTGCGCGACGCGGTCGCCGGGGCCGGGTTGCCGGCCGACGCGGTGCAGTTGCTCGACGCCAGCTCCCGCGAGTCGGTCAAGGAGCTGATGCGCGCCCGTGGGCTGGTCGACGTGCTGATCCCGCGTGGCGGCGCGTCGCTGATCCGCACCGTTGTCGAGGAGTCGACTGTGCCGGTGATCGAGACGGGGGTGGGCAACTGCCACGTCTACGTCGATGCCGCCGCCGACGTGGCGCAGGCCGTCGCGGTGACGCTGAACGCCAAGACCCAGCGACTCTCCACCTGCAACACCGCCGAGTCGCTGCTGGTGCACGCGGGCGTCGCCGACGCGTTCCTGCCGCCGGTGCTCGCCGCGTTCGCCGAGGCGGGGGTGACCGTGCACGGCTCACCCGAGGTGGCCACGTACTCCGCCGCCGTGGTTCCGGCCACCGAGGAGGACTACGCCACCGAGTACCTCTCGGCGGACATCTCCGTCGCGGTCGTCGACTCGCTCGACGCGGCGGTCGCGCACATCCGGCGGTACGGCACCGGGCACACCGAGGCGATCCTCACCGACTCGGCGAGCGCGGCCCGCGAGTTCGTGGCCCGGGTGGACGCGGCGGCGGTGATGGTGAACGCCTCGACCCGGTTCACCGACGGGGGCGAGTTCGGCTTCGGCGCGGAGATCGGCATCTCGACGCAGAAGCTGCACGCCCGGGGCCCGATGGGCCTGCCCGAGCTGACCAGCACCAAGTACGTGGTCACCGGGAACGGGCACCTGCGTTAG
- a CDS encoding DUF3152 domain-containing protein produces MTSSSPYGPPRPPGPSGRSAYRASDARPALARMRRRRRRSLLFGLLLLAVAAAGVTLTRGGEPPAEAPPVTHGRMGHGGGVGAHPAPTSYPSVGAGRFTAADGETAVRGEDGPLRRYRVAVERGTGQDADAFAATVDEVLADPRSWIASGELRVQRVADAGAADFTIYLATPVTSERMCAEGGLTTERYTSCRLPGQVIINLARWLEAVPDYGAPLETYRTYVINHEVGHEFGEEHEACPGHGEPAPVMQQQTYGLEGCLANAWPYLDGRRYAGDIVP; encoded by the coding sequence ATGACGTCGTCGTCCCCTTACGGCCCGCCTCGGCCGCCCGGGCCGTCCGGCCGCTCGGCGTACCGGGCTTCGGACGCGCGACCCGCGCTGGCCCGGATGCGCCGACGACGTCGTCGCAGCCTGCTTTTCGGCCTGCTCCTGCTCGCCGTGGCCGCCGCCGGAGTGACGTTGACCCGGGGCGGCGAACCGCCGGCCGAGGCGCCACCCGTCACCCACGGCCGGATGGGTCATGGCGGCGGGGTGGGTGCCCACCCGGCGCCAACCAGCTACCCGTCCGTCGGCGCGGGACGGTTCACGGCGGCCGACGGCGAGACCGCGGTGCGCGGCGAGGACGGGCCGCTGCGCCGTTACCGGGTCGCTGTCGAACGGGGCACCGGCCAGGACGCCGACGCCTTCGCCGCCACTGTGGACGAGGTGCTGGCCGACCCGCGCAGCTGGATCGCCTCCGGGGAACTGCGGGTGCAGCGGGTGGCCGACGCCGGTGCCGCCGACTTCACCATCTACCTGGCCACCCCGGTCACGTCGGAGCGGATGTGCGCCGAGGGTGGGCTGACCACCGAGCGCTACACCTCCTGCCGGCTGCCCGGTCAGGTCATCATCAACCTGGCCCGCTGGCTGGAGGCGGTGCCCGATTACGGCGCCCCGCTGGAGACGTACCGGACCTACGTGATCAACCACGAGGTCGGCCACGAGTTCGGCGAGGAGCACGAGGCCTGTCCGGGCCACGGCGAGCCCGCGCCGGTGATGCAGCAGCAGACGTACGGCCTGGAGGGCTGCCTCGCCAACGCCTGGCCCTATCTCGACGGTCGTCGTTACGCGGGGGACATCGTCCCCTGA
- a CDS encoding ferritin-like fold-containing protein, translated as MSAPTTPGPAVADLLGLVAFGELLAFERMAGDARLAPDLHRRAALSEMAAAEIANYRRLADRLTALGVPPEDAMAPYLTALQAYHDSTEPRDWAEVVTKAYVGDAITDDFLREIADALDEPDRALVLDVLHDSRYAEFAAAEIRVAVAADPRVAGRLSMWARRLVGEALSQAGRVAAERAALTALIAQGDRVDVPGLFRRLTAAHTARMAAVGLNN; from the coding sequence GTGTCCGCGCCGACCACCCCCGGTCCCGCCGTCGCCGACCTGCTGGGCCTGGTCGCCTTCGGTGAGTTGCTCGCCTTCGAGCGGATGGCCGGCGACGCCCGGCTCGCGCCCGATCTGCACCGCCGCGCCGCGCTGAGCGAGATGGCCGCCGCCGAGATCGCCAACTACCGCCGGCTCGCCGACCGGCTCACCGCGCTGGGCGTGCCGCCGGAAGACGCGATGGCGCCCTACCTGACCGCCCTGCAGGCGTACCACGACTCGACCGAGCCACGGGACTGGGCGGAGGTGGTGACCAAGGCGTACGTCGGTGACGCCATCACCGACGACTTCCTCCGCGAGATCGCCGACGCGTTGGACGAGCCCGACCGGGCCCTGGTGCTGGACGTGCTGCACGACTCCCGGTACGCGGAGTTCGCCGCCGCGGAGATCCGGGTGGCCGTCGCCGCCGACCCCCGGGTGGCCGGCCGGCTCTCCATGTGGGCCCGGCGGCTGGTCGGCGAGGCGCTCTCCCAGGCCGGCCGCGTCGCCGCCGAGCGGGCCGCGCTCACCGCGTTGATCGCGCAGGGCGACCGGGTCGACGTGCCGGGGCTGTTCCGGCGGCTCACCGCCGCGCACACCGCGCGGATGGCCGCCGTCGGGCTGAACAACTGA
- a CDS encoding alpha/beta fold hydrolase: protein MKPATLWPDHLLPEGRVPPPWPGREVRLDGSVTYVRETPATATGAQPALYVHGLGGSSQNWTDLAGLLADRLEGQAIDLPGFGRSEPGLRYTVPAFADLVVRWIEHSGRGPVHLFGNSLGGAVVVQVAGLRPDLVRTLTLISPALPFLNFRRSLQGRLLPVLAIPGGERLVARRLTQLAPEVMAEQVLEACVADLSRICAQRRAEALEEIRVRYEAEHYAAAYVRTFRGLVSSFLRAYLPGSGSLWRLARAVRAPTLVVGGRRDRLVDVRVAPQTARAIPDSRLLMLDGVGHVAQLEVPRLVARAVVGLLAETEETATRPDLAG, encoded by the coding sequence ATGAAGCCCGCCACTCTCTGGCCGGACCATCTCCTACCCGAGGGCCGGGTCCCACCGCCGTGGCCGGGTCGGGAGGTCCGCCTCGACGGCTCGGTCACGTACGTGCGGGAGACCCCCGCCACCGCCACTGGCGCGCAGCCGGCGTTGTACGTGCACGGCCTGGGCGGCTCGTCGCAGAACTGGACGGACCTGGCCGGCCTGCTCGCCGATCGCCTGGAGGGCCAGGCCATCGACCTGCCCGGCTTCGGCCGCAGCGAGCCGGGCCTCCGCTACACAGTGCCGGCCTTCGCCGATCTGGTCGTCCGCTGGATCGAGCACTCCGGTCGGGGTCCGGTGCACCTGTTCGGCAACTCGCTGGGCGGGGCGGTCGTGGTCCAGGTGGCCGGGCTGCGCCCCGACCTGGTCCGCACCCTCACCCTGATCTCTCCGGCGCTGCCGTTCCTGAATTTCCGCCGCTCGTTGCAGGGGCGGCTGCTGCCGGTGCTGGCCATACCCGGTGGGGAACGGTTGGTCGCCCGGCGACTCACCCAGCTCGCTCCGGAGGTGATGGCCGAGCAGGTGCTGGAGGCGTGCGTCGCCGACCTCAGCCGGATCTGCGCCCAGCGCCGGGCCGAGGCGTTGGAGGAGATCCGGGTGCGCTACGAGGCGGAGCACTACGCCGCCGCGTACGTCCGGACGTTCCGCGGGCTGGTCTCCAGCTTCCTGCGGGCGTACCTGCCGGGGTCGGGCTCGCTGTGGCGGCTCGCCCGGGCGGTGCGCGCGCCGACCCTGGTGGTGGGCGGTCGGCGGGACCGGCTCGTCGACGTGCGGGTCGCGCCGCAGACCGCCCGGGCCATCCCGGACAGCCGGCTGCTGATGCTCGACGGCGTCGGCCACGTGGCGCAGCTGGAGGTGCCTCGGCTGGTCGCTCGGGCGGTGGTCGGCCTCCTCGCCGAAACGGAGGAGACCGCCACGCGGCCTGATCTGGCAGGCTGA
- a CDS encoding TetR/AcrR family transcriptional regulator, whose translation MTAVGNGAQTAGRPTRLPRSARRKQLLAAAQEVFVAQGYHAAAMDDIAERAGVSKPVLYQHFPGKMDLYLALLDTHCDAIVAKVHDAMRGTSDNKERVSASVRAYFDFVDHESEAFRLVFESDLRNDPAVRQRVERVEQGCIAAITDTIISDTGVSRAHAELLASGLVGAAETAAQFWLAGGRQVPKAEAEALVAALSWRGIASFPLQGESA comes from the coding sequence ATGACCGCTGTGGGGAACGGTGCACAGACCGCCGGCCGGCCCACCCGCCTGCCCCGTTCGGCGCGCCGTAAGCAGCTGCTCGCGGCGGCGCAGGAGGTGTTCGTCGCGCAGGGCTACCACGCCGCGGCGATGGACGACATCGCCGAGCGGGCGGGGGTCTCCAAGCCGGTGCTCTATCAGCACTTCCCGGGAAAGATGGATCTCTACCTGGCCCTGCTGGACACGCACTGCGACGCCATCGTCGCAAAGGTGCACGACGCGATGCGCGGCACCAGCGACAACAAGGAGCGGGTCAGCGCGTCGGTTCGGGCGTACTTCGACTTCGTCGACCACGAGAGCGAGGCGTTCCGCCTCGTCTTCGAATCGGACCTGCGCAACGATCCGGCGGTGCGGCAGCGGGTCGAGCGGGTCGAGCAGGGCTGCATCGCGGCGATCACCGACACCATCATCTCGGACACCGGGGTGAGCCGGGCGCACGCCGAGCTGCTGGCCTCCGGGCTGGTCGGCGCGGCGGAGACGGCCGCGCAGTTCTGGCTGGCCGGCGGTCGCCAGGTGCCGAAGGCCGAGGCCGAGGCGTTGGTGGCGGCGCTGTCCTGGCGGGGCATCGCGAGCTTCCCGCTGCAAGGTGAGTCAGCCTGA
- the proB gene encoding glutamate 5-kinase: protein MGTQPGRAAPTTQNGRVRDAVTAARRVVVKIGSSSLTTATGGLADERVDALVDTLGRLATEGREVVLVSSGAIAAGLAPLGLTRRPRDLATQQAAASVGQGLLIGRYAAAFARHGLTVGQVLLTVDDVTRRAHYRNAYRTLRKLLDLHAVPIVNENDTVATEEIRFGDNDRLAALVAALVHADLLVLLSDVDALWTGDPARPHSTRITEVRDEKDLAGITIGGAGRSGVGTGGMVTKVEAARIATGFGIPVVLTGADLAAPALAGEPVGTLFHPQRQRPAARLFWLAHATSPRGRLHLDPGAVAAVVGRRKSLLPAGITAVDGAFTAGDPVDLVDAGGAPVARGLVNYDAVELPGLLGRSTSELAAALGPAYEREVVHRDDLVLL, encoded by the coding sequence ATGGGAACGCAACCGGGCCGCGCCGCACCGACCACGCAGAATGGGCGGGTGCGCGACGCAGTCACGGCGGCCCGGCGGGTCGTCGTCAAGATTGGTTCCTCCTCGTTGACCACCGCCACCGGCGGCCTGGCCGACGAGCGGGTCGACGCGCTGGTCGACACCCTCGGTCGGCTCGCCACCGAGGGGCGCGAGGTGGTGCTCGTCTCCTCGGGCGCGATCGCCGCCGGCCTGGCCCCACTCGGGCTGACCCGACGCCCGCGCGACCTGGCCACCCAGCAGGCCGCCGCCAGCGTCGGTCAGGGCCTGCTGATCGGCCGGTACGCGGCGGCCTTCGCCCGGCACGGGCTGACCGTCGGGCAGGTGCTGCTCACCGTCGACGACGTGACCCGCCGGGCGCACTACCGCAACGCGTACCGCACCCTGCGCAAGCTGCTCGACCTGCACGCGGTGCCGATCGTCAACGAGAACGACACGGTGGCCACCGAGGAGATCCGGTTCGGCGACAACGACCGGCTGGCCGCCCTGGTGGCCGCGCTCGTGCACGCCGACCTGCTGGTGCTGCTCTCCGACGTGGACGCGCTCTGGACCGGTGACCCGGCCCGACCGCACTCCACCCGGATCACGGAGGTCCGCGACGAGAAGGACCTCGCCGGGATCACCATCGGTGGGGCCGGGCGGTCCGGGGTCGGCACCGGCGGCATGGTGACCAAGGTCGAGGCGGCCCGGATCGCCACCGGCTTCGGCATCCCGGTGGTCCTCACCGGCGCCGACCTGGCCGCCCCGGCGCTGGCCGGCGAACCGGTCGGCACGCTGTTCCACCCGCAGCGGCAGCGCCCGGCGGCCCGACTGTTCTGGCTGGCCCACGCCACCTCGCCACGGGGACGGCTGCACCTCGACCCGGGCGCGGTGGCCGCCGTCGTCGGGCGGCGCAAGTCGCTGCTGCCGGCCGGCATCACCGCGGTGGACGGGGCGTTCACCGCCGGGGACCCGGTCGACCTGGTGGACGCCGGCGGCGCGCCGGTCGCGCGCGGGCTGGTCAACTACGACGCGGTGGAGCTGCCCGGGCTGCTCGGTCGCTCCACCTCCGAACTCGCCGCGGCGCTCGGCCCGGCGTACGAGCGGGAGGTCGTCCACCGCGACGACCTCGTCCTGCTGTAA